CCGCCTCAATGAGGCTGGCCGCCTTCTTCTCATGCAGCCCGGTGGCATTCATCAGGTCCTCCACGGTGCTCTCCGCCACCTCCTTGGCCGAGGTGTAGCCCGCCTCATGGAGCACACTGGCGGTGATCTCCCCCACCCCCGGGATGCGCAGGAGGGAGAGATAGCCGTCCTTCAAGGACTTGGAGTACTTGGACTCCGTTTTCACATCGATCTTCCAGCCCACCAGCTTGGAGGCCAGCCGGACATTTTGGCCCCTTTTCCCGATGGCCAGGGAGAGCTGGTCATCGGGCACGATGACCTCCATGGTCTGGGTGGCCTGGTTGAGGATGATGCGGCTCACCTCCGCCGGCTGCAGGGCATTGGTGGCAAAGCGGGCCACATCCGGGCTCCAGGGGATGATGTCAATCTTTTCCCCTCGGAGCTCCTGGACGATGTTCTGCACCCGGGAGCCCTTGAGGCCCACGCAGGCGCCCACCGGGTCCACATCCGAGTCCCGGGAGGCCACCGCAATCTTGGAGCGGCTCCCCGGTTCCCGGGCGCAGGCCAGGATCTGCACCGTGCCGTCGGCGATCTCCGGCACCTCGGCCTCAAACAGGGCCACCAGGAAGTTGGGGTGCGTCCGGGAGAGGATGATCTGCGGCCCTTTGCTCTGGCGCTTCACCTCCAGGATGTAGGCCCGGATGCGCTCCCCCTTGTGGTAGATCTCCTTGGGCACCTGCTCCGAGGGCGGCAGCACCGCCTCGGTGCGCCCCAGGTTGACGATGATGCCGTCCTGGTCCAGCCGCTGCACGATGCCGCTGATGATCTCGCCTTTGCGGTCCTTGTATTCTTCATAGACCAGATCCCGCTCGGCATCCTTCATGCGCTGCATGATGACCTGCTTGGCGGACTGGGCGGCGATGCGCCCGAACTGGCTGGCGTCCATCTTGAACCCCAGCTGGTCCCCCGCCTCGCATTCGGGATCGATCTGGCGGCCTTCCTCCAGGGACACCTGGGTGAGGGGGTCGGTTACCTCCTCCACCACTTCCTTGTATTGGAACACCTCGATCTCGCCGGTGTCGTCCTTGTAGTCCACCTCAATATCCAGCTTGGGGCCGTATTTCTTCCGGGCCGCCGAACGCACCGCGTCCTTGATGGCGCTGATGAGCAGCTCCTTGTCAATGCCTTTGTCGCGGCTCACTTGATCGATGAGGCGCCTCAATTCCAGATTCATGGTGCGTCTCTGTCCTCCTTGACCGGCTGCCTCAAGGCCTTTAGCCCCTTGGCAGCACCAACTTCTGTTCGTCTGCGGTGCCCTTGCGGCACCCTTTCTGTTCCCGAGGGATTAAAACCCTTTCCCCTCGCTCTGGGAGAGGAGCCAGGAAGGAGCGCCCCCCTCCCCATGCCCTCTCCTTCAGCCTTTATGGTATCGAGGCCGAAACCTCGCATCTCCGAAAAATTTCGTTAGAGCATCACCTACAGGTCCAGCCGGGCCTTGGCGATCTCTTCCAGGGGCAGGCGCACGAGGGCGCCCTTCACCTCCACCAGCACCTCGTCCCCTTCCAGGCCCTTCAAAATGCCCCGGTGCACCTGGCGACCCTCCACCGGCCGGCGGCTGGTGAGGCGCACCTTGCGGCCGGCGTAGCGGGCATAATCCCGAGGGCCCTTGAGCTCCCGGGTCAGCCCCGGCGAGGAGACCTCCAGGGTGTAGGAGGGCCCGATGGGGTCATGGACATCCAGGAGCTCGCCGATCACCCGGCTCATGCGGGTGATCTCGTCCAGGGTGATGCCCCCCACCCCCGGCCGGTCCAAGTAAATGCGCAAGGTGGCTCGACCCCGGGCGGGGCGGTGATACTCCACCTCCACCACCTCCAACCCCTGGGCGGTGACGTAGGGGGTGATGAGCTCCTCCACCCGTTGGGCGATGTCGTCAGGGCTGGCGGTGGTCGGCACCGACTGCCACTCCCTCATTTGGCCAGGATCATCTTCAGGGCGATGAACAGCATGGCCACCCCGAAGATCCGCTCCAGGGCCAGGTTGCTCAGATGATTGGCGAACTTCGCCCCCAACAGGCCGCCCACGAAAAACCCGGCGCAGATCAAGGCGGCGTAGTGGATATTCACATAGCCTTCCTGCCAATAGGTCCAGGCGGCCAGCAAGCCGATGGGCGGCACCAGCAGCGCCAGGGTGGTGCCCTGAGCCTCATGCTGGGACATGCCGAAGAGAAAGACCAGGGCCGGCACGATGATGACCCCGCCGCCGACGCCGATCAGGCCGCTGAAGGCCCCGGCGACCACTCCCAGGAGCACCAAGAGAATATCCATAAGCTGCACGGCGGCTGTCTCCCCGGATCACATTCCAAATAAAAAAGCGGGCCGCGGCCCACTTCCGGGAAAATCCAAGATCGCAGTTAATCTCGGGGCGTCCCCAGAGTACCGTCATTCTCCGCCCGCAAAGCAGGCCGGCGATTCGCCCCTGACGTTGGCGCCGGCCCCCTCGCCGGGGGAAGCGGGTTTCCCAATCTTCCGGGAATGGAGCGGGCAACGGGATTCGAACCCGCGACACCAAGCTTGGGAAGCTTGTACTCTACCAACTGAGCTATGCCCGCTTCCACCTATTTGTTTAATGGATTTTCTTCCGCCTGTCAAGTCGTTTTTTGGGCGGACGGGCCGCCAGAAAGCCTCATTTTCCGCCCCTCTCCGGCCAAACATGGAGCGACTCGCCGGCAGGCGCGTGCCGGACCTGCCTCAGAAGGTCTTGCCCACCGCCTTGTCGAGGCGGGCCTCCACGATGCGGTAGTTGAGGAGCGCCCGCACGTACTCCAGGTCGGCCCGGGCAAACTGGGTCTGGGCGTCGGTGACCTCGATGATGTTCCCCACTCCGGCCCGGTAGCGGCCCCAGGCCAGGCGCAGGTTCTCCTCCGCCGCCTCCCGGGCTTTTTTACTGGAGCGGATGACCTCCCAGGCGGCCTTCAGATCCAGGTAATTCTGCTCCACCTCCTTCATCACCTCCAGGGTAAGGAGGTCGGCGTTGGCCAGGGTGGCCCGAAGCTGCGCCTTGGCCTGGCTTACCTGGTGCAGGGTGCGGCCCCCTTCAAAGAGGGGGAAGCTCATCCCCACCCCCAGCCACCAGTTGTCGTCCAGGGGATAGCCGCTTCCCTGCCAGCCGTACGCCGAGGTGGAGGAGAAGGTGGGGAAATAGCCCGCTCGGGCCACCTGTATGGAGGCCTGGTCTCGCTGCTGCTGGGCCCGGTTGCGCAAGAGCTCCGGCCGCTGGCGCAGGGCCTGGGAGCGCAGGTCCTCGAGGTTGAGGACCTGGTGGGAGACCTCCAGGACGTCCTCCACGTCGGCATAAGGCCAGGATTTGAGCCCCAGGGCCTTCATTAAATCCACCCGGGCCACCTCCTCGGCGTTTTTGGCCCGGATGAGCTCGGATTCGGCCTGGTAGAGATTGGCCTCGGCCTTGGTGACATCGATCTTGGCCCGCAAGCCCACCTGGTAGAAGCCCTGGGCCTGCTTGAGGAGCTCCCGGTTCTGCCGGACGTTCTGCTCCTCCACCTTTACCGCCCGGCGGGCGGCCAGATAGTTGAAGTAAGCAGTGCGGGTGTCCAGGACCACCTGCTGGCGGGCGCCGGCGTAGTCCTCCTGGGAGGCCTTGTAAGAAGCGGTGGCCTCCGCCACCTGGCC
This DNA window, taken from Desulfobaccales bacterium, encodes the following:
- the nusA gene encoding transcription termination factor NusA is translated as MNLELRRLIDQVSRDKGIDKELLISAIKDAVRSAARKKYGPKLDIEVDYKDDTGEIEVFQYKEVVEEVTDPLTQVSLEEGRQIDPECEAGDQLGFKMDASQFGRIAAQSAKQVIMQRMKDAERDLVYEEYKDRKGEIISGIVQRLDQDGIIVNLGRTEAVLPPSEQVPKEIYHKGERIRAYILEVKRQSKGPQIILSRTHPNFLVALFEAEVPEIADGTVQILACAREPGSRSKIAVASRDSDVDPVGACVGLKGSRVQNIVQELRGEKIDIIPWSPDVARFATNALQPAEVSRIILNQATQTMEVIVPDDQLSLAIGKRGQNVRLASKLVGWKIDVKTESKYSKSLKDGYLSLLRIPGVGEITASVLHEAGYTSAKEVAESTVEDLMNATGLHEKKAASLIEAARELMGQKAAEAAETAAAEAESTLP
- the rimP gene encoding ribosome maturation factor RimP, which codes for MPTTASPDDIAQRVEELITPYVTAQGLEVVEVEYHRPARGRATLRIYLDRPGVGGITLDEITRMSRVIGELLDVHDPIGPSYTLEVSSPGLTRELKGPRDYARYAGRKVRLTSRRPVEGRQVHRGILKGLEGDEVLVEVKGALVRLPLEEIAKARLDL
- a CDS encoding sulfite exporter TauE/SafE family protein; its protein translation is MDILLVLLGVVAGAFSGLIGVGGGVIIVPALVFLFGMSQHEAQGTTLALLVPPIGLLAAWTYWQEGYVNIHYAALICAGFFVGGLLGAKFANHLSNLALERIFGVAMLFIALKMILAK
- a CDS encoding TolC family protein, encoding MKRLGCVYFITVILTLGLVGLASAQTQEGARRLSLKEAIDTALKQNPQVTQYRELMAAAKEGIGISRAAYFPQLSFRGDFYYGTAFSSSSAGAAFQGGTAPGTARPLSLTNNPRDFYIYRFSLNQLLYDFGKTPGQVAEATASYKASQEDYAGARQQVVLDTRTAYFNYLAARRAVKVEEQNVRQNRELLKQAQGFYQVGLRAKIDVTKAEANLYQAESELIRAKNAEEVARVDLMKALGLKSWPYADVEDVLEVSHQVLNLEDLRSQALRQRPELLRNRAQQQRDQASIQVARAGYFPTFSSTSAYGWQGSGYPLDDNWWLGVGMSFPLFEGGRTLHQVSQAKAQLRATLANADLLTLEVMKEVEQNYLDLKAAWEVIRSSKKAREAAEENLRLAWGRYRAGVGNIIEVTDAQTQFARADLEYVRALLNYRIVEARLDKAVGKTF